One genomic region from Candidatus Polarisedimenticolia bacterium encodes:
- a CDS encoding NAD(P)/FAD-dependent oxidoreductase, producing the protein MSEKTMEYDVIVIGGGHNSLTAAGLLGKAGKKVLVLEARGILGGLAALEEFHPGYRSPGVLHDTAGVRRGIADALSLERHGLSFRTDEVPTYLCQSGGGGLMLFRDPAAGAPEIRNFSRADADRYPEFRAFLDRIRPFFQRLTDQPAPELQELSLGHLFELAGSALALRRLAEKDMLEVLRIGPMCIADWLNEWFEGKLLKAGIAHQAILGSWLGPWSAGSVVTFLLGELSTDREVEGGAPALIQALAKACESNGVEIRTHAPVARIRPGSVAMAGVTLADGTEIEAPVVVSGCDPKRTFLKLMSPRNVPAALAETISLWRMRGTTAKVNLALSGPLEFSGRPGAHVEAARTGEEPDDLERAFDAIKYGRFSEAPILDLRVPTLNNPSLAPAGHHVVSMLVHYAPYHLRGGWTDERRETLGEAAVEALAKHVPSLRERLVSAELLTPVDLEERYGATEGHLLHGEPALDQLFSLRPHPSCARHATPIPGLFLASGGTHPGGGISCAPGALCARAVLRNKR; encoded by the coding sequence ATGAGCGAGAAGACGATGGAATACGACGTCATCGTCATCGGCGGCGGGCACAACTCCCTGACCGCCGCCGGGCTGCTGGGAAAGGCCGGCAAGAAGGTCCTGGTCCTGGAAGCCCGAGGCATCCTGGGCGGCCTGGCGGCGCTGGAGGAGTTCCATCCCGGCTACCGCAGCCCCGGCGTCCTGCACGACACCGCCGGGGTGCGACGCGGCATCGCCGACGCGCTGTCGCTGGAGCGCCACGGCCTGTCCTTCCGGACCGACGAAGTGCCGACCTACCTGTGCCAGAGCGGCGGGGGGGGGCTGATGCTGTTCCGCGACCCCGCCGCCGGAGCCCCGGAGATTCGCAACTTCTCGCGCGCCGACGCCGACCGCTATCCCGAGTTCCGGGCTTTCCTGGATCGCATCCGTCCCTTCTTCCAGCGCCTCACCGACCAGCCCGCGCCCGAGCTGCAGGAGCTGAGCCTCGGGCATCTGTTCGAACTGGCGGGATCGGCGCTGGCGCTGCGGCGCCTGGCCGAGAAGGACATGCTGGAGGTGCTGCGCATCGGACCGATGTGCATCGCCGACTGGCTCAACGAGTGGTTCGAAGGGAAGCTTCTGAAGGCCGGGATCGCGCACCAGGCGATCCTCGGGAGCTGGTTGGGTCCGTGGTCGGCGGGATCGGTGGTGACCTTCCTGCTCGGCGAGCTGAGCACCGACCGCGAGGTGGAAGGCGGCGCCCCGGCCCTCATCCAGGCGCTCGCCAAGGCATGCGAGAGCAACGGGGTCGAGATCCGCACGCACGCCCCGGTGGCACGCATCCGCCCCGGCTCCGTGGCCATGGCCGGGGTCACGCTGGCGGACGGCACCGAGATCGAAGCTCCCGTGGTGGTCTCCGGCTGCGACCCGAAGCGCACCTTCCTGAAGCTGATGTCGCCAAGAAATGTTCCCGCAGCGCTGGCGGAGACAATCAGCCTGTGGCGCATGCGCGGAACGACGGCCAAGGTGAACCTGGCCCTGAGCGGACCGCTGGAATTCTCGGGACGTCCGGGGGCGCACGTCGAGGCGGCCCGCACCGGCGAGGAACCCGACGATCTGGAGCGCGCCTTCGACGCCATCAAATATGGCAGGTTCTCCGAGGCGCCGATCCTGGACCTGCGCGTTCCCACCCTGAACAACCCGTCCCTCGCCCCCGCCGGGCACCATGTCGTCTCGATGCTGGTGCACTATGCCCCCTATCATCTGCGGGGAGGGTGGACCGACGAGCGGCGCGAGACGCTTGGCGAAGCCGCGGTGGAGGCCCTCGCGAAGCACGTGCCGTCGCTGCGCGAGCGTCTCGTCTCCGCCGAGCTCCTCACACCGGTCGATCTGGAGGAGCGCTATGGCGCCACCGAAGGACACTTGCTTCATGGCGAGCCGGCGCTCGACCAGCTCTTCTCCCTGAGGCCGCATCCTTCCTGCGCGCGCCATGCCACGCCCATCCCGGGCCTTTTCCTGGCCTCCGGCGGGACCCATCCCGGCGGCGGCATCAGCTGCGCTCCCGGCGCGCTCTGCGCTCGCGCGGTCCTGCGCAACAAGCGCTAG
- a CDS encoding NADPH-dependent F420 reductase, with translation MKIGVIGAGSMGKILALNLVELGHQVSIANSRGPESLTALAAEIGATPASVVSAVEGSEIIILAIPTKAVIELPRALFASAPGGVVVIDIGNYHPELRDGRIEAIDRGMPDSQWVAQQIGHPVIKAFNHILAKSLLEKGVPQGARRRIALSVAGDSAEAKATVSALVDDLGFDPVDGGTLADSWRQQTGTPAYCRDLEAAALRRALAEADPSRIAEYRAEREAQIKASLTP, from the coding sequence ATGAAAATCGGAGTTATCGGTGCTGGCAGCATGGGAAAGATTCTGGCTCTCAACCTCGTCGAGCTCGGTCATCAGGTCTCGATTGCGAACTCGCGAGGACCTGAGAGCCTGACCGCGCTGGCGGCCGAGATCGGCGCTACGCCCGCTTCCGTCGTCAGCGCCGTCGAGGGCTCGGAAATCATCATTCTTGCGATTCCAACGAAAGCCGTTATCGAGCTTCCGCGGGCGCTGTTCGCCAGCGCCCCGGGCGGAGTCGTCGTAATCGATATCGGCAATTATCATCCCGAGCTTCGCGACGGCCGCATTGAGGCGATCGACCGGGGAATGCCGGACAGTCAATGGGTTGCGCAGCAGATCGGGCATCCGGTGATCAAGGCGTTCAACCATATTCTCGCGAAGAGTCTGCTCGAGAAAGGCGTTCCGCAGGGAGCGAGAAGGCGGATCGCCCTTTCGGTTGCAGGCGATTCGGCGGAGGCGAAAGCAACCGTGAGCGCCCTTGTCGACGATCTTGGCTTTGATCCCGTCGATGGGGGAACTCTGGCAGATTCCTGGCGGCAGCAGACCGGGACTCCAGCTTACTGCCGCGATCTTGAAGCCGCCGCTCTCCGGCGCGCCCTCGCCGAGGCTGACCCGAGCAGGATTGCGGAGTATCGTGCCGAACGGGAGGCTCAGATCAAGGCGTCGTTGACACCATGA
- a CDS encoding amidohydrolase family protein, with the protein MRAFQPAVRRIACLLFLISIGVLPVLARGSDSSRDLEQAKQLFQSNLDAIRKKDRDAYLACYLDSDKLARTGPTGFELGIEGLRKSTGSAWPDLFEGLDLQLVPVKPGIVYGTYRYRVRYGAREESGISERFFLETPKGWRIAVSTAFPALPGVPPPPRALVGGTLLDAVGGNAAPDSVVVLRAGKIECAGSRTKCPVPSGVTVLDLKGAWITPGLIDAHVHFSQTGWADGRPDFIDVRSSLPYEGVIAGLKEHPERFFRSYLCSGVTAVFDVGGYPWTWDLRGRAEADPLAPHVAAAGPLLSTTDFWLNLPGEKQLVYLSDEAVAQSGVRFLAARGTDAVKVWFIVDPKRDFDEMARLVAAAGAEAKRLNIPLIVHATGLKEAKAALAAGAALLVHSVGDLEVDDAFLQKAKAQGTIYCPTLTVFEGYRRLAAASVEKKEPQVDDPGGCVDPETLEKVRSSASLDSGFDRARMDSFTERVRKELTVGSANLRKVRDAGIPIAMGTDAGNPLTLHGASVFAEMEAMQAAGMTPMEVLISSTREGARAMRKLDRWGTVEAGKEADLLVLDADPSQDIHNLRKIRYVVKGGVVRTRDELRPVTTPPDPPNR; encoded by the coding sequence GTGAGGGCGTTCCAGCCCGCCGTTCGCCGCATTGCCTGCCTGCTGTTCCTGATTTCGATCGGCGTCCTGCCCGTTCTTGCCCGCGGTTCCGACAGCTCGCGCGATCTCGAGCAGGCGAAGCAGCTCTTCCAGAGCAACCTCGACGCCATCCGCAAGAAAGACCGCGACGCCTACCTCGCCTGCTACCTCGATTCCGACAAGCTGGCGCGCACCGGGCCCACCGGCTTCGAGCTGGGGATCGAAGGGCTGCGCAAATCCACCGGCAGCGCCTGGCCCGACCTGTTCGAAGGTCTGGACCTCCAGCTCGTGCCCGTCAAGCCGGGGATTGTCTACGGCACCTACCGCTATCGGGTGCGCTACGGGGCCCGCGAGGAATCGGGAATCTCCGAGCGCTTCTTCCTCGAGACACCGAAAGGATGGCGGATCGCCGTGAGCACCGCCTTTCCCGCTCTGCCGGGAGTCCCGCCGCCGCCGCGAGCACTTGTCGGGGGGACACTTCTCGATGCGGTGGGCGGGAATGCCGCTCCCGACTCGGTCGTCGTCCTGCGCGCCGGGAAGATCGAATGCGCGGGAAGCCGGACGAAGTGCCCCGTCCCGTCGGGCGTGACGGTCCTGGATCTGAAAGGCGCCTGGATTACGCCAGGGCTGATCGACGCGCATGTCCATTTTTCGCAGACCGGCTGGGCCGACGGTCGTCCCGACTTCATCGACGTGCGCAGCAGCCTCCCGTACGAGGGGGTGATCGCCGGATTGAAGGAGCACCCGGAGCGCTTCTTCCGCTCCTATCTCTGCTCCGGCGTGACGGCGGTGTTCGATGTCGGCGGCTACCCCTGGACCTGGGATTTGAGGGGGCGCGCGGAAGCGGATCCTCTCGCTCCGCATGTCGCGGCGGCGGGACCTCTCCTTTCGACGACTGATTTCTGGCTGAACCTGCCGGGGGAGAAGCAGCTCGTCTACCTGAGCGACGAAGCCGTGGCGCAATCGGGCGTCCGGTTTCTGGCGGCGCGTGGCACCGACGCCGTGAAGGTCTGGTTCATCGTGGACCCGAAGCGCGATTTCGACGAGATGGCGCGTCTGGTGGCGGCGGCGGGGGCCGAGGCGAAGCGCCTCAACATTCCTCTGATCGTCCATGCCACGGGGCTGAAGGAGGCGAAGGCCGCCCTGGCGGCGGGTGCCGCGCTCCTGGTGCACAGCGTGGGCGACCTCGAGGTGGACGACGCCTTCCTGCAGAAGGCGAAAGCGCAGGGGACGATCTATTGCCCGACCCTGACGGTCTTCGAGGGCTATCGGCGGCTGGCAGCCGCGAGCGTCGAAAAGAAGGAGCCCCAGGTGGACGATCCGGGCGGCTGCGTCGATCCCGAAACCCTCGAGAAAGTCCGCAGCAGCGCGTCGCTGGATTCCGGCTTCGATCGCGCGCGCATGGACTCCTTCACTGAGAGAGTCCGCAAAGAGCTGACCGTCGGCTCCGCCAATCTGAGGAAGGTGCGCGATGCCGGCATCCCGATCGCCATGGGCACCGATGCGGGAAACCCGCTGACGCTGCACGGGGCATCGGTGTTCGCCGAGATGGAGGCCATGCAGGCTGCGGGGATGACGCCGATGGAGGTGCTGATCTCGTCGACTCGCGAAGGGGCGCGCGCCATGAGGAAACTGGATCGATGGGGCACGGTCGAGGCGGGAAAAGAGGCCGATCTGCTGGTCCTGGATGCCGACCCTTCCCAGGATATTCACAACCTCAGGAAGATACGCTACGTCGTCAAGGGCGGGGTCGTCCGTACACGCGACGAGCTGCGTCCCGTCACCACGCCACCGGACCCTCCGAATCGCTGA
- a CDS encoding aromatic ring-hydroxylating dioxygenase subunit alpha: MSLDAFNREIRRFDASLPIEAAWTPPASWYVDPAFLERERAQVFRRSWQAVGRVDQLAGPGSYFTGCLAGDPYVVLRDREGTIRALHNVCRHHAAEVCSGEGTLEELTCPYHGWTYDLNGSLLKAPRLGKSQVFERDRFGMRTAAVQPWGPLLFLYLGEDPPPLDEPLRDLHQRLEAMGTSKLRFAARKSYEIRCNWKVYVDNYLDGGYHVSFLHQALAGQLDLKSYKTELFERLSIQSVRAPEEAPEAAGGDFSERIGAEALYAFIYPNFMINRYGPILDTNWVVPLSHDRTLVVFDFFFEQTEGPEAQEFIRRSVAASHRVQEEDVSISESVQRGLGSPAYDRGVYAPAIEMAAYHFHRLLAADLGAASAAP; this comes from the coding sequence ATGAGCCTCGATGCCTTCAATCGGGAGATCCGCCGCTTCGATGCTTCGCTGCCGATCGAGGCGGCCTGGACCCCGCCCGCTTCCTGGTACGTCGATCCGGCGTTTCTGGAGCGCGAGCGGGCGCAGGTGTTCCGGCGCAGCTGGCAGGCGGTAGGCCGCGTCGATCAGCTCGCGGGCCCGGGGAGCTATTTCACCGGCTGCCTGGCGGGGGATCCTTATGTGGTCCTGCGCGATCGCGAGGGGACGATCCGGGCGCTGCACAATGTCTGCCGGCATCATGCCGCCGAGGTCTGCTCCGGTGAGGGAACTCTGGAAGAGCTCACCTGTCCGTACCATGGCTGGACCTACGACCTGAACGGCTCGCTGCTGAAAGCCCCGCGGCTCGGCAAGAGCCAGGTCTTCGAGCGGGACCGCTTCGGCATGCGGACCGCCGCCGTACAACCCTGGGGGCCGCTGCTCTTTCTCTATCTAGGTGAGGACCCGCCGCCTCTGGACGAGCCGCTGCGCGACCTGCACCAGCGTCTCGAGGCGATGGGGACCTCGAAGCTGCGCTTCGCGGCGCGCAAGAGCTACGAGATCCGCTGCAACTGGAAGGTCTACGTCGACAACTATCTGGACGGCGGCTACCACGTCTCCTTCCTGCACCAGGCCCTGGCCGGCCAGCTCGATCTGAAGAGCTACAAGACGGAGCTGTTCGAGCGGCTGTCGATCCAGTCGGTCCGCGCGCCGGAGGAGGCCCCCGAGGCGGCGGGCGGCGATTTCTCCGAGCGCATCGGCGCCGAGGCGCTGTACGCCTTCATCTATCCCAACTTCATGATCAACCGCTACGGGCCGATTCTCGACACCAACTGGGTGGTGCCGCTGTCGCACGACCGGACGCTGGTGGTGTTCGATTTCTTCTTCGAGCAGACGGAAGGGCCCGAGGCGCAGGAGTTCATCCGGCGCAGCGTCGCCGCCAGCCACCGGGTGCAGGAAGAGGATGTCTCGATCAGCGAATCGGTGCAGCGCGGGCTGGGCTCGCCCGCCTACGACCGCGGCGTCTATGCTCCCGCCATCGAGATGGCCGCTTATCATTTCCATCGGCTGCTGGCGGCCGACCTCGGCGCCGCGTCCGCCGCGCCGTGA
- a CDS encoding protein-L-isoaspartate(D-aspartate) O-methyltransferase: MDFRLRRQKMVERLSDNGIQDPLVLHALLEVPRHLFVEEALMEKAYGTHSLPIGFRQTISQPDIVARMTELLEIKPEDRILEVGTGSGYQAAILARLAREVLTVERIPQLARKATQVLASLELSNVQVKVCDGSLGLGAGEVFDGILVAAAAPVVPEPLLDHLADGGKMVLPIGRGRDQHLWRILRRGSEVLHEDHGPCTFVKLVGTSRWASLPETGA, from the coding sequence GTGGATTTCCGACTGCGCCGCCAGAAGATGGTCGAGCGCCTCAGCGACAACGGCATCCAGGATCCCCTGGTGCTGCACGCGCTGCTGGAAGTGCCGCGCCACCTCTTCGTGGAAGAGGCGCTGATGGAGAAGGCCTACGGCACCCACTCGCTGCCGATCGGCTTTCGCCAGACAATCTCGCAGCCCGACATCGTGGCCCGCATGACGGAGCTGCTGGAGATCAAGCCGGAGGACCGCATCCTGGAGGTGGGGACGGGTTCGGGCTACCAGGCGGCGATCCTGGCGCGGCTGGCGCGCGAGGTCCTCACGGTGGAGCGCATCCCGCAGCTGGCGCGCAAGGCGACCCAGGTCCTGGCCTCCCTCGAGCTGTCCAACGTGCAGGTCAAGGTGTGCGACGGATCGCTGGGGCTGGGGGCCGGGGAGGTCTTCGACGGCATCCTGGTGGCGGCGGCCGCACCGGTCGTCCCCGAGCCGCTGCTCGATCACCTGGCGGATGGCGGCAAGATGGTGCTCCCCATCGGGCGCGGGCGGGATCAGCACTTGTGGCGCATCCTGCGCCGGGGCAGCGAGGTGCTGCACGAGGATCACGGGCCCTGCACCTTCGTGAAGCTGGTCGGGACGTCGCGCTGGGCCAGCCTGCCCGAGACGGGAGCGTGA
- the surE gene encoding 5'/3'-nucleotidase SurE — translation MSHPLPSILLTNDDGIAAPGLEALGRALEEVGEVTVIAPDREQSAMSHALTLHRPLRVNRLDQRRYSVDGTPTDCVNLGILNLLSTRPRLVVSGINRGMNLGDDITYSGTVSAAFEGTLLGVPSFAISQEVHEGKIDFGPAAEYAARLARRILDQPLPPGTLFNVNVPRLPPKGARLTRQGRRTYHQGVVERVDPSGRQYYWLGGVPPKWDEDPDSDFAAISEGLVSLTPLHLDLTHYGLLKELKENGFGLEP, via the coding sequence ATGAGTCACCCGCTCCCGTCCATCCTGCTGACCAACGACGACGGCATCGCCGCGCCGGGGCTGGAAGCGCTGGGCCGCGCTCTCGAAGAAGTCGGGGAAGTGACCGTCATCGCGCCCGATCGCGAGCAGAGCGCCATGTCCCATGCGCTGACGCTGCACCGTCCCCTGAGGGTGAACCGCCTCGACCAGCGGCGCTACAGCGTCGACGGGACCCCCACCGATTGCGTCAATCTGGGGATCCTGAACCTCCTGTCGACCCGGCCGCGTCTGGTGGTGTCGGGAATCAACCGCGGGATGAACCTGGGAGACGACATCACCTACTCGGGAACGGTCTCGGCCGCCTTCGAGGGGACGTTGCTGGGCGTCCCGTCCTTCGCCATTTCGCAGGAGGTGCATGAGGGAAAAATAGACTTCGGTCCGGCCGCCGAGTACGCCGCCCGGCTGGCGCGCCGCATCCTGGACCAGCCGCTGCCGCCAGGGACCCTGTTCAACGTAAACGTTCCCAGGTTGCCGCCCAAGGGGGCGAGGCTGACGCGCCAGGGGAGAAGGACCTACCATCAGGGGGTCGTGGAGCGGGTCGATCCCTCGGGTCGACAGTACTACTGGCTCGGAGGGGTTCCGCCGAAATGGGACGAGGATCCCGACAGTGACTTCGCAGCCATCAGCGAAGGGCTGGTCTCGCTCACTCCCCTGCATCTGGATCTGACGCATTACGGGCTCCTGAAGGAGCTGAAAGAAAACGGCTTCGGCCTAGAGCCTTAG
- a CDS encoding MerR family transcriptional regulator has product MEIPKKHYYKIGEVCSLTDTQPYVLRFWESEFPQLAPDKSRTGQRVYRPRDVEMILEIKKLLYEEGYTIAGARKKLGMDSEMPRPQVEELDDGPAAETLELMQAQDDMRTSLAEILSLMDETDSKISEES; this is encoded by the coding sequence ATGGAAATCCCCAAGAAGCACTACTACAAGATCGGCGAGGTCTGCTCTCTGACCGACACTCAGCCCTATGTGCTGCGCTTCTGGGAGTCGGAGTTTCCGCAGCTGGCTCCGGACAAGAGCCGGACCGGGCAGCGCGTGTACCGCCCGCGCGACGTGGAGATGATCCTGGAGATCAAGAAGCTCCTCTACGAGGAGGGATACACCATCGCCGGGGCGCGCAAGAAGCTGGGGATGGACAGCGAGATGCCCCGGCCGCAGGTCGAGGAACTCGACGACGGCCCCGCCGCGGAGACGCTGGAGCTGATGCAGGCCCAGGACGACATGCGGACTTCGCTCGCCGAGATTCTCTCGCTGATGGATGAGACCGACTCGAAGATTTCCGAGGAATCCTGA